A genomic segment from Synergistes jonesii encodes:
- a CDS encoding NAD(P)-dependent malic enzyme yields MKEDIFSKSLDMHRKLRGKLDIRCRKDIENVRDLALVYTPGVAEPCRAIARDENELWNVTIKNNLVAVVTDGTAVLGLGDIGPAASMPVMEGKSCLFKRFAGIDSIPLAISTKDVNEFVNVVSKIAVSFGGINLEDISAPRCFEIESRLQQELDIPVFHDDQHGTAVIALAAYKNALRLTGRSLAGSRLVINGAGAAGSSIARYFLAAGVEDIIMCDVNGALCEGYPQGLNPAQVELSKVTNPEKKRGGLADVIKGADAFLGVSRPGLLTGDMVRSMAKEPVVFAMANPTPEIFPDEAFAAGAAVVATGRSDFPNQVNNCLGFPGIFRGALDVRARRINEEMKLAASEALASLVTDAELSKDYIIPSALDERVVPAVARAVAEAARRTGAARL; encoded by the coding sequence ATGAAGGAAGACATTTTTTCCAAATCGCTCGATATGCACAGGAAGCTTCGCGGCAAGCTCGACATACGCTGCCGCAAAGATATAGAGAATGTGCGGGATCTGGCGCTCGTCTACACGCCCGGCGTCGCCGAGCCGTGCCGCGCGATAGCGCGCGATGAAAACGAGCTGTGGAACGTCACGATAAAAAACAATCTCGTCGCGGTCGTCACGGACGGCACGGCGGTGCTCGGGCTCGGAGACATCGGCCCCGCCGCGTCGATGCCGGTGATGGAGGGCAAGAGCTGCCTATTCAAGCGTTTCGCCGGAATAGATTCGATTCCGCTCGCGATATCTACGAAGGACGTCAACGAATTTGTGAACGTCGTTTCAAAGATCGCCGTCTCCTTCGGCGGAATAAATCTTGAGGACATCTCCGCGCCGCGCTGCTTCGAAATAGAAAGCCGTCTTCAGCAGGAGCTCGACATACCGGTCTTCCACGACGATCAGCACGGCACCGCGGTGATAGCTCTCGCGGCTTATAAAAACGCGCTGCGCCTGACGGGGCGTTCACTTGCCGGCTCAAGGCTTGTGATAAACGGCGCCGGCGCGGCCGGAAGCTCGATAGCGCGCTACTTCCTCGCGGCCGGCGTTGAAGACATCATAATGTGCGACGTGAACGGCGCGCTCTGCGAAGGATACCCGCAAGGGCTTAACCCGGCGCAGGTAGAGCTTTCGAAGGTCACCAACCCCGAGAAGAAGCGCGGAGGCCTCGCCGACGTGATAAAGGGGGCCGACGCTTTCCTCGGCGTCTCGCGCCCCGGCCTCCTGACGGGCGACATGGTGCGCTCTATGGCGAAGGAGCCGGTCGTTTTCGCGATGGCGAACCCGACGCCTGAAATATTCCCCGACGAAGCCTTCGCGGCCGGAGCCGCGGTCGTCGCGACCGGCAGGAGCGACTTCCCGAACCAGGTCAACAACTGCCTCGGATTTCCTGGAATATTCCGCGGCGCCCTCGACGTGCGCGCACGCCGCATAAACGAAGAGATGAAACTCGCCGCTTCCGAGGCCCTGGCTTCGCTCGTAACGGACGCTGAACTGTCTAAGGACTATATAATCCCCTCCGCGCTTGACGAACGCGTCGTTCCGGCCGTCGCGCGCGCCGTAGCGGAGGCCGCGCGGCGCACCGGAGCCGCGAGGCTGTAG
- a CDS encoding FmdE family protein, producing the protein MERELLYRKCIEFHGHECGGLLLGFRAALCAMEQFGIEAPSEDEEIVCVTENDACGVDAIQALLSCTAGKGNLIFRLRGKQAFTFFDRKSGKSFRIILKERAFASKEEKRKFMREAESEEIFDVQRAKIETPPPAEIYRSQKCARCGELTAEPWLRVKDGEFLCADCFERA; encoded by the coding sequence ATGGAGCGAGAGCTTTTATACAGAAAGTGCATAGAATTCCACGGGCACGAATGCGGCGGGCTGCTGCTCGGCTTTCGCGCCGCGCTCTGCGCTATGGAACAGTTCGGGATAGAAGCTCCGTCGGAGGACGAGGAAATCGTCTGCGTCACGGAAAACGACGCCTGCGGAGTGGACGCAATTCAGGCGCTGCTCAGCTGCACGGCCGGCAAGGGGAATCTGATTTTCAGGCTGCGCGGCAAGCAGGCCTTCACCTTTTTCGACAGGAAGAGCGGAAAGTCCTTCAGGATAATCTTGAAAGAGCGTGCCTTCGCCTCTAAGGAAGAAAAAAGAAAATTCATGCGCGAGGCGGAGAGCGAAGAAATTTTCGACGTCCAGAGGGCGAAGATAGAGACGCCTCCGCCAGCGGAGATATACCGCTCGCAAAAGTGCGCGCGCTGCGGCGAGCTCACGGCCGAGCCGTGGCTGAGGGTGAAGGACGGAGAATTCCTCTGCGCCGACTGCTTCGAAAGGGCATAG
- the hydE gene encoding [FeFe] hydrogenase H-cluster radical SAM maturase HydE produces MKSADIIESIYKTADATRDELRFIIENRSGESARMLYGLARERACEYYGKKIFVRGLIEMTNYCRNDCLYCGIRRSNKKVQRYRLTKEDIMECCREGHSLGFRTFVLQGGEDMYYTDDIMTDIVASIRAEYPDCAITLSLGEKPRESYQRFFDAGANRYLLRHESADPEHYRRLHPAELSLANRMECLRNLKEIGYQVGAGSMVGSPYQTVGNIVEDLLFIKEFAPQMVGMGPFIPHHETPFAHEKPGSAELTLFLLAIVRLMNPKVLLPATTALGTVENNGREMGVLAGCNVVMPNISPMSVRRKYMLYDNKLNADAETEAAYESVKKSMDAIGYEVVSDRGDYAG; encoded by the coding sequence GTGAAGTCAGCCGACATTATCGAATCTATTTACAAAACCGCGGATGCCACACGCGACGAGCTGCGCTTCATCATCGAAAACAGAAGCGGGGAGAGCGCGCGCATGTTATACGGACTGGCGCGAGAAAGGGCCTGTGAATACTACGGAAAGAAGATCTTCGTGCGCGGGCTGATAGAGATGACGAACTACTGCCGTAACGACTGCCTCTACTGCGGCATCCGCAGGAGCAACAAAAAGGTGCAGCGCTACCGTCTTACAAAAGAAGACATAATGGAGTGCTGCCGCGAGGGGCATTCGCTCGGCTTCCGCACCTTCGTCCTTCAGGGCGGCGAAGACATGTATTACACCGACGATATAATGACGGATATAGTCGCGTCGATCCGCGCCGAATATCCCGACTGCGCGATAACGCTCTCGCTCGGTGAAAAGCCGCGCGAAAGCTATCAGCGCTTCTTCGACGCCGGCGCGAACCGCTACCTGCTGCGTCATGAGAGCGCGGACCCCGAACATTACCGCAGGCTGCACCCGGCCGAGCTTTCCCTCGCGAACAGGATGGAATGCCTGCGCAATCTTAAGGAGATCGGCTACCAGGTCGGTGCGGGCTCGATGGTCGGCTCCCCCTACCAGACCGTCGGCAATATCGTCGAAGACCTGCTTTTCATAAAAGAATTCGCGCCGCAGATGGTGGGCATGGGGCCCTTCATCCCGCACCACGAGACGCCATTCGCACACGAAAAGCCGGGCTCCGCGGAGCTCACGCTCTTCCTGCTCGCGATAGTGAGGCTGATGAATCCCAAGGTCCTGCTGCCCGCCACCACCGCCCTCGGCACGGTCGAAAACAACGGGCGCGAAATGGGGGTGCTCGCGGGATGCAACGTGGTCATGCCGAATATCTCCCCTATGTCTGTGCGCAGGAAATATATGCTCTACGACAACAAGCTCAACGCGGACGCGGAGACCGAAGCGGCGTATGAATCGGTAAAGAAAAGTATGGACGCGATAGGCTACGAGGTCGTGTCCGACCGCGGGGACTATGCAGGCTGA
- the lysA gene encoding diaminopimelate decarboxylase, which yields MFLQKDEAFQLLADFGSPLYVYSEGILRERCGELLEAFEGRIKPSFSAKANSNLHLLRIIREEGIGADAVSPGEIFILERAGFESGEIFYICNNASEEELRFAIDRDILVSVDSLSQLETFGRINRGGSVALRINPGVGAGHCDKVVTAGCGTKFGIDPACCGEAKKIIAKYELKLIGINQHIGSLFLDAGPYVKAAGILLSIVLKHFPGLDFVDFGGGFGVPYKEGERRLDFGALRDGLFPLMDSFVERYDNKYVHFKCEPGRYIAAECGLLLGTVNAVKESFGKRYVGTDLGFNVLMRRVLYNSYHEARLLRRGAAVQRSAVLADVVGDICESGDVIAESRPVGDARKGDVIAVENAGAYGYSMASNYNSRMRPAEVLMTQRGEFKLIRAADTLESLLANF from the coding sequence ATGTTTCTTCAGAAGGACGAAGCTTTTCAGCTGCTGGCCGACTTCGGCTCGCCGCTTTACGTCTACAGCGAGGGCATCCTTCGCGAACGCTGCGGAGAACTTCTGGAAGCGTTCGAAGGCCGCATAAAGCCGAGCTTTTCGGCAAAGGCTAATTCCAACCTCCACCTTCTGCGCATCATACGCGAAGAGGGCATAGGCGCCGACGCCGTCAGCCCCGGCGAAATATTTATCCTTGAGCGCGCCGGCTTTGAGAGCGGCGAAATATTTTACATCTGCAACAACGCGTCGGAGGAGGAGCTCCGCTTCGCGATCGACCGCGACATACTCGTCAGCGTCGATTCCCTGTCGCAGCTTGAGACCTTCGGACGCATAAACAGGGGCGGCAGCGTCGCCCTGCGCATAAACCCGGGCGTCGGCGCGGGGCACTGCGACAAGGTCGTCACGGCCGGGTGCGGCACAAAATTCGGCATAGACCCCGCTTGCTGCGGCGAAGCGAAAAAAATCATTGCGAAATATGAGCTGAAGCTCATCGGGATCAACCAGCACATCGGCTCTCTTTTCCTTGACGCGGGGCCCTACGTTAAGGCGGCCGGTATATTGCTTTCCATCGTTCTCAAACACTTCCCCGGGCTCGACTTTGTAGATTTCGGCGGCGGCTTCGGCGTGCCTTACAAAGAAGGCGAACGGAGGCTCGACTTCGGCGCCCTGCGCGACGGCCTCTTCCCGCTGATGGATTCCTTCGTCGAGCGCTACGACAATAAATACGTGCATTTCAAATGCGAGCCGGGGCGCTATATAGCCGCTGAGTGCGGCCTTCTGCTCGGCACCGTGAACGCTGTGAAGGAAAGCTTCGGGAAACGCTACGTCGGCACCGACCTCGGCTTCAACGTGCTGATGCGCCGCGTGCTCTACAACTCCTATCACGAGGCGCGCCTGCTCAGGAGGGGTGCGGCGGTGCAGCGCTCCGCGGTTCTCGCCGACGTCGTCGGCGACATCTGCGAGAGCGGCGACGTTATCGCCGAATCACGCCCCGTCGGCGACGCGCGCAAGGGCGACGTTATCGCGGTAGAAAACGCCGGCGCCTACGGCTATTCGATGGCGTCGAACTACAACAGCCGCATGCGCCCCGCCGAAGTCCTCATGACGCAGCGCGGCGAGTTCAAGCTGATACGAGCCGCCGATACCCTTGAAAGCCTGCTGGCGAATTTCTGA
- a CDS encoding beta-alanine-activating enzyme beta-propeller domain-containing protein, with product MTAKHLFKAAAAAAVIIAAASAACAQDWPTFKNNALRTGANQEGNYPVQRFSGRREWTAVKASQAIASSPAAYKGKFYFGTNDGDFCAVDAAGNDLWRFKAENWITTSPAVLNGRVYFGSYDSRLYCLDAETGGLIWRFTTHSGVQSSPATDGDTVYFGSNDGFVYAVSIKTGWQRWSFKTDAAVTGSPVVADGVVYVGNKNCKMFAIDAATGKLKWRAIVGGPIMSAPAVANGMLYFTSQDGKLYCARLKHQAVIWRYDAKAQIESSPLVHNGRVIFGDISGKVTAVDANSGAELWKVDTGASVFSSAAALGDKIYIGSNSDSLYELDAGSGSVSWSVPLDGDVVAAPAVTAERIIAVTSGGSVCSIR from the coding sequence ATGACAGCGAAACATCTCTTCAAAGCGGCGGCAGCGGCCGCCGTCATCATAGCCGCAGCTTCGGCCGCCTGCGCGCAGGACTGGCCGACCTTCAAGAACAACGCCCTGCGCACGGGCGCGAATCAAGAGGGGAATTATCCCGTACAGCGCTTCTCCGGACGGCGCGAATGGACGGCGGTCAAAGCGTCGCAGGCCATAGCCTCATCTCCGGCGGCCTACAAGGGGAAGTTTTACTTCGGCACGAACGACGGCGACTTCTGCGCCGTAGACGCGGCCGGAAATGACTTGTGGCGTTTCAAAGCGGAGAACTGGATCACGACGTCGCCGGCCGTCTTGAACGGCAGAGTTTATTTCGGAAGCTACGACAGCAGACTCTACTGCCTCGACGCGGAGACCGGCGGGCTGATATGGAGATTCACGACGCACAGCGGCGTACAGAGCTCCCCCGCCACCGACGGCGATACCGTCTACTTCGGCTCGAACGACGGCTTCGTCTACGCGGTCTCGATAAAGACCGGCTGGCAGAGATGGAGTTTCAAAACGGACGCCGCGGTCACCGGCTCGCCGGTCGTCGCCGACGGCGTGGTCTACGTCGGCAACAAGAATTGCAAGATGTTCGCGATCGACGCCGCGACGGGAAAGCTAAAGTGGCGCGCCATAGTCGGCGGCCCGATCATGTCGGCTCCGGCGGTCGCCAACGGCATGCTCTACTTCACGAGCCAAGACGGAAAGCTTTATTGCGCGCGGTTGAAACACCAGGCGGTCATCTGGCGCTACGACGCGAAGGCTCAGATAGAGTCCTCGCCTCTCGTACATAACGGCAGGGTCATATTCGGCGACATCTCCGGCAAGGTCACCGCGGTCGACGCGAACAGCGGCGCGGAGCTTTGGAAGGTCGACACCGGCGCTTCCGTTTTCTCGTCGGCGGCGGCGCTCGGAGACAAAATTTATATAGGCTCCAACAGTGACAGCCTTTACGAGCTCGACGCGGGCAGCGGCAGCGTCAGCTGGAGCGTTCCGCTCGACGGCGACGTCGTAGCCGCGCCGGCTGTCACGGCGGAGCGCATCATCGCGGTGACGTCGGGAGGGAGCGTCTGTTCGATCAGATAA
- a CDS encoding ABC transporter ATP-binding protein, whose amino-acid sequence MAAMLEVKDIHCSYDHVPVIQGVSLEVNEGEIVAILGANGAGKSTTMRTIAGLMHPTSGSITFNGIDITKMPASSSIKRGLSYVPEGRRLFAKLTVRENLELGAFTSADRTGVAERLEEMFELFPILKSRAAQTAETMSGGEQQMCAIARGLMSRPKLIMLDELSLGLQPSLVEKVFETVREIRKRGVTILLVEQMVQEALEISDRGYVLQTGRIVHQGTAKELLNSDEVRRAYMGM is encoded by the coding sequence ATGGCTGCGATGCTTGAAGTCAAAGACATTCACTGCTCCTACGACCACGTCCCGGTGATACAGGGCGTCTCTCTTGAAGTCAACGAAGGAGAGATAGTCGCGATACTCGGCGCTAACGGCGCCGGAAAATCCACGACGATGCGCACGATCGCCGGGCTGATGCATCCGACTTCCGGTTCGATAACATTCAACGGCATTGATATAACGAAGATGCCGGCTTCGTCGAGCATAAAGCGTGGGCTCAGCTACGTCCCGGAGGGGCGCAGGCTCTTTGCGAAGCTGACCGTGCGCGAGAACCTCGAGCTCGGCGCCTTTACGAGCGCTGACAGGACGGGCGTCGCCGAACGCCTCGAAGAGATGTTCGAACTCTTCCCGATACTGAAAAGCCGCGCCGCGCAGACGGCGGAGACGATGAGCGGCGGAGAGCAGCAGATGTGCGCTATAGCGCGCGGGCTTATGTCGCGCCCTAAGCTCATCATGCTCGACGAACTTTCGCTCGGCCTTCAGCCGAGTCTCGTCGAGAAGGTATTCGAAACGGTGAGGGAGATAAGAAAGCGCGGCGTGACGATCCTTCTGGTCGAACAGATGGTGCAGGAGGCCCTTGAAATATCCGACCGCGGCTACGTGCTTCAGACCGGCCGCATCGTCCATCAGGGCACGGCGAAGGAGCTCCTGAACTCCGACGAGGTGCGCAGGGCCTACATGGGCATGTGA
- the htpG gene encoding molecular chaperone HtpG: MAEKREFQSEAKQVLELMINSVYSNPDIFVRELISNASDAIDKLRIESLSKPELAGYAKNGRIDVTIDKESGTLTFSDNGIGMNKEELVSFLGTIAKSGTNEFIRAMQEAKSGSAGNLIGQFGVGFYSAFIAADNVTVDTMKAGEDKAWKWESTGDGTFTIDDGSRASNGSTITLHIKKDEKKDEEEGELKDYLSEWTIRGIIREYSDFVSYPIYLTEKGREKKEDEKEEPVNSMKALWTRPQKDIKDEEFNEFYRHISHDWEDPMERIYYRAEGTCEFTALLFIPSRQPMDLFYQDGRHGVQLYIRRVFIMNDCKELIPQYLRFVKGVVDSEDLSLNVSREMLQQDRMASQIKSSLVRKILDTLAKMKKEKGEEFAKFWQTFGIVLKEGIISDLRHRDELIKLCVFESSEGKKTSVEDYIVNMPAGQDKIYYLTGSSLKNLQNSPKLEAFKKKGVNVLLLSDPVDEIWVNHARKYDKYDFVSAAAENLSLPEGEKKEEKNNVEIEKSGLVKKIKDALGALVEDVKISDRLVDSPVCFVQKGEEISPQMRNFFKSMGQEVPEEKRVMEINADNALIKKIALESEKEGFDAVDWSNLLYGLASIADGEPVADGKKFTALVGKLLER, from the coding sequence GGCAAAACAGGTCCTGGAGCTGATGATAAACTCAGTCTACTCGAACCCCGACATATTCGTGCGCGAGCTCATATCCAACGCATCCGACGCCATAGACAAGCTGCGCATCGAAAGCCTGAGCAAGCCTGAGCTCGCCGGATACGCAAAGAACGGGCGCATTGACGTCACGATAGATAAAGAGAGCGGAACGTTGACCTTCTCAGACAACGGCATAGGCATGAACAAAGAGGAGCTCGTCTCCTTCCTCGGCACTATAGCGAAGAGCGGCACTAACGAATTCATCCGCGCGATGCAGGAAGCGAAGAGCGGCAGCGCCGGCAATCTCATCGGGCAGTTCGGCGTCGGCTTCTACTCCGCTTTCATCGCGGCCGACAACGTGACGGTCGACACGATGAAGGCCGGCGAGGATAAGGCGTGGAAGTGGGAATCGACCGGCGACGGCACCTTCACTATCGACGACGGCAGCCGCGCGTCGAACGGCAGCACGATAACTCTTCATATCAAAAAAGATGAAAAGAAAGACGAGGAGGAAGGAGAACTCAAGGATTATCTATCGGAATGGACGATCCGCGGCATAATCAGGGAATACTCCGACTTTGTCAGCTACCCGATATATCTGACGGAAAAGGGCAGGGAGAAGAAGGAGGACGAAAAAGAAGAGCCGGTGAACTCCATGAAGGCCCTCTGGACGCGCCCTCAGAAGGATATCAAAGACGAAGAATTCAACGAGTTCTACCGCCACATCTCCCACGACTGGGAGGATCCGATGGAACGCATCTACTACAGGGCCGAGGGGACATGTGAGTTCACGGCGCTGCTCTTCATCCCGTCGCGCCAGCCGATGGATCTCTTCTACCAGGACGGCAGGCACGGCGTCCAGCTCTACATCCGCCGCGTCTTCATAATGAACGACTGCAAGGAGCTCATACCGCAGTACCTGCGCTTCGTAAAGGGCGTGGTAGATTCCGAAGACCTGTCGCTCAACGTCTCGCGCGAGATGTTGCAGCAGGACAGGATGGCGTCTCAGATAAAGAGCAGCCTCGTCAGAAAGATACTCGACACGCTCGCGAAGATGAAGAAGGAAAAGGGCGAGGAATTCGCAAAATTTTGGCAGACCTTCGGAATCGTCCTCAAGGAGGGCATCATCTCAGACCTGCGCCACCGCGACGAGCTGATAAAGCTCTGCGTATTTGAGAGCTCCGAGGGCAAAAAGACTTCCGTCGAGGACTATATCGTCAACATGCCGGCGGGGCAGGACAAAATATATTATTTGACGGGCTCCTCGCTGAAGAATCTGCAAAACTCGCCGAAACTCGAGGCTTTCAAGAAGAAGGGCGTGAACGTGCTGCTGCTCAGCGACCCGGTGGACGAGATATGGGTAAATCACGCGCGCAAATACGATAAATATGATTTCGTATCGGCCGCGGCGGAGAATCTCAGCCTGCCTGAGGGAGAGAAGAAAGAGGAAAAGAATAACGTGGAGATCGAAAAGAGCGGGCTCGTCAAGAAGATAAAGGACGCCCTCGGCGCCCTCGTCGAGGACGTGAAAATTTCCGACCGCCTCGTAGATTCCCCCGTCTGCTTCGTGCAGAAGGGCGAGGAGATATCGCCGCAGATGAGGAACTTCTTCAAGTCCATGGGACAGGAAGTGCCGGAAGAAAAGCGCGTAATGGAGATCAACGCCGACAACGCGCTGATCAAAAAGATAGCTCTGGAATCCGAAAAGGAGGGCTTCGACGCCGTAGACTGGTCCAACCTTCTTTACGGGCTCGCCTCTATAGCCGACGGAGAGCCGGTCGCCGACGGAAAGAAATTCACCGCTCTCGTCGGAAAGCTGCTCGAAAGATAG